One genomic segment of Gossypium arboreum isolate Shixiya-1 chromosome 3, ASM2569848v2, whole genome shotgun sequence includes these proteins:
- the LOC108483775 gene encoding uncharacterized protein LOC108483775, which translates to MTTRPTPPPVHIDLWPILSESKRIINAHSRHFLALSVLFLLPLSFSFSAYPFINQLFSQSSTPTIETHLSFLHTPFQLQKPPTIPIKYLLFTLLYTLFIFIFSLFATGSITYSVFHGFYGRPVKLLSAIKSAFTSFFPLVSTCLETELIISGILLILALIFLGLLQLIQLLGFHVDSTSPYFISLCLVFVITFLFIVLYLQVKWVFAYVVVVVESSWGLEPLKRSKNLVQGLKRIAFSMLLFYGFFSGILIWVSAAGWGYAAADKWKSWAFVIHIVSTSTLFMLIMLSYLAATTVFYMYSKAIHGELAGEIAEEFAREYVSLPFDDGKVPRVVSVVYG; encoded by the coding sequence ATGACAACGCGGCCAACACCTCCGCCCGTCCACATCGACCTCTGGCCCATCCTTTCCGAATCTAAACGCATAATCAACGCCCACTCCCGCCACTTCCTTGCTCTCTCCGTCCTCTTCCTCCTCCCTCTTTCCTTCTCCTTCTCCGCCTACCCCTTCATCAATCAACTCTTTTCCCAATCCTCCACCCCCACCATCGAAACCCACCTCAGTTTCCTCCACACCCCTTTTCAACTGCAAAAACCCCCAACAATTCCCATCAAATACCTCCTCTTCACTCTCCTTTACACCCTCTTCATCTTCATTTTCTCTCTCTTCGCCACCGGTTCCATCACTTACAGCGTTTTCCACGGCTTTTATGGCCGACCCGTCAAGCTCCTATCCGCTATCAAGTCAGCTTTCACTTCCTTCTTCCCCCTCGTCTCCACTTGCCTTGAAACGGAGCTTATTATTTCTGGGATCcttttaattcttgctttgatcTTCCTTGGATTACTCCAACTAATCCAACTGTTAGGCTTCCATGTTGATTCCACTTCGCCCTATTTCATTTCCTTGTGTCTTGTTTTCGTAATTACTTTCTTGTTTATTGTACTCTATTTGCAAGTTAAGTGGGTATTTGCTTATGTTGTTGTTGTAGTTGAATCAAGCTGGGGGCTTGAACCATTAAAACGAAGTAAAAATTTAGTTCAAGGACTGAAAAGAATTGCTTTCTCTATGCTTCTGTTTTACGGGTTCTTCAGCGGGATTTTAATCTGGGTCTCAGCTGCAGGATGGGGTTATGCAGCTGCTGATAAATGGAAAAGTTGGGCATTTGTTATACATATTGTGAGCACTTCCACTTTGTTCATGTTGATTATGCTTTCTTATTTGGCTGCAACTACAGTTTTTTATATGTATTCCAAGGCTATACATGGAGAGCTTGCTGGGGAGATTGCTGAAGAGTTTGCAAGAGAGTATGTCAGTTTGCCTTTTGATGATGGGAAAGTTCCTCGTGTTGTATCTGTTGTTTATGGTTGA
- the LOC108482286 gene encoding putative pentatricopeptide repeat-containing protein At1g69350, mitochondrial — protein MVSSYFTPWWPSRLFSFHAHSLASAMTTLYMPLFRSCTNLRSLAQLHAHLLVTGFHHDPLPSTKLIESYSQMGSFQSSKLVFRCFPNPDSFMWGVLIKCSVWSNLFQDAIFLYLTMIKNDQLHISNFIFPSLLRACSGFGDLGIGEMVHGTIIKNGFEKDTVIQSSLLSMYGEMGCLSYAKKMFDEMTIKDLVSWSSIILSYVENGKANEGLEMFRLMVLEGIRPDSITMLSVAEACGDLGFLKLARLIHGYIVRRRIEIDGSLASSLVAMYSKCGDLDSAERIFLNITNRSTALWTAMISSYFRAGRFAEALKSFFDMLDSRVEPNSVTMMSVLGSFAGLGWLREGKSVHCYIIRKEMDLEYDVLGPVFIELYMKCGKLNYCEKVLHVVGGRNIVAWNMVISICTEKGLLKEALAHLVQMQTLGLMPDSFSLASSISACADGGLLLFGDQMHGHIIKRGLSDEFVQNSLIDMYSKCGLTELAYTIFDDINEKSVVTWNSMICGFHQNGNSVEAISLCDQMYLNGLEMNDVTFLSVLQACSNLGYLEKGKWLHHKLLTYGVNTDLYIDTALTDMYAKCGDLVTAQRVFDSMSEKSVVSWTVMIAGYGAHGRVNAAISLFNQMVESGIRPNQVTFMNILSACSHAGSVEDGKSYFKSMRDFGVEPNSEHYACMVDLLSRGGDLSEAYRIIKSMPYPADASIWSALLNGCRIHHRMDMIKAIEEDLVDIHTDDTGYYTLLSNIYGEEGNWKEFEKVRSLMKGIGLRKVPGYSLIELDKRIYRFGVGSTSLYQTKETFSFLENFQILAQEHVFYLENQ, from the coding sequence ATGGTCAGTTCATACTTCACCCCTTGGTGGCCTTCGCGACTTTTCTCTTTCCACGCTCACTCTCTCGCTTCTGCAATGACCACCCTTTACATGCCATTATTCAGATCATGCACCAATCTCAGATCACTAGCACAACTCCATGCCCACCTCTTAGTTACTGGGTTTCACCATGACCCACTCCCTTCCACCAAGCTCATTGAATCCTATTCCCAAATGGGTTCTTTTCAATCTTCCAAACTTGTTTTCAGATGCTTCCCTAACCCAGATTCTTTCATGTGGGGTGTTCTAATTAAATGCTCTGTTTGGAGCAACTTGTTTCAAGATGCCATTTTTCTCTACCTCACTATGATAAAGAATGACCAACTCCACATCAGTAACTTCATATTTCCTTCTCTTTTGAGGGCCTGTTCTGGTTTTGGTGATCTGGGTATTGGTGAAATGGTCCATGGGACCATTATAAAAAATGGGTTTGAGAAAGATACTGTTATTCAGTCTTCACTTCTTTCCATGTACGGCGAAATGGGATGTTTAAGTTATGCTAAGAAAATGTTTGATGAAATGACAATAAAAGACTTGGTTTCCTGGAGTTCGATTATTTTGAGTTATGTTGAGAATGGGAAGGCAAATGAAGGCTTGGAGATGTTCCGTTTAATGGTATTGGAAGGTATTAGACCGGACTCCATAACAATGCTTAGTGTAGCTGAGGCTTGTGGCGACTTGGGATTTCTGAAATTAGCAAGGCTGATTCATGGTTATATAGTGAGGAGGAGGATTGAAATTGATGGTTCATTGGCTAGTTCCCTTGTTGCAATGTATAGCAAATGTGGTGACTTGGATAGTGCAGAGAGGATCTTTCTAAATATAACGAACCGTAGTACTGCATTGTGGACTGCAATGATATCTAGCTATTTTAGAGCAGGTAGGTTTGCAGAAGCGTTAAAGTCTTTCTTTGATATGTTAGATTCTCGTGTGGAACCGAATTCAGTGACCATGATGAGTGTTTTAGGGTCTTTTGCAGGGCTAGGTTGGCTTAGAGAAGGGAAGTCGGTTCACTGTTACATTATTAGGAAAGAAATGGATCTTGAGTACGATGTTTTAGGGCCTGTTTTCATAGAACTATATATGAAATGTGGAAAGTTGAACTATTGTGAAAAGGTTCTTCACGTTGTTGGAGGAAGAAATATCGTGGCATGGAATATGGTCATATCAATTTGTACTGAGAAAGGGTTGTTAAAAGAGGCATTGGCACACCTTGTGCAGATGCAGACCTTGGGATTAATGCCTGATTCATTCAGCCTAGCAAGTTCTATCTCAGCTTGTGCTGATGGAGGTTTATTGCTGTTTGGAGATCAGATGCATGGTCATATCATCAAAAGAGGCCTTTCGGATGAGTTTGTCCAGAATTCGCTAATTGATATGTACTCAAAATGTGGCTTGACGGAATTAGCATACACTATCTTTGATGATATCAACGAGAAAAGTGTTGTAACATGGAATTCTATGATTTGCGGATTCCATCAAAATGGAAATTCTGTAGAGGCAATTAGCCTTTGTGATCAAATGTACTTGAACGGTCTTGAGATGAATGATGTTACTTTCTTAAGCGTGCTTCAAGCATGCTCCAATTTGGGTTATCTTGAGAAAGGAAAATGGCTTCACCACAAGCTTCTTACCTATGGTGTAAATACAGATCTCTATATCGATACAGCTTTAACTGACATGTATGCCAAGTGTGGAGACCTTGTAACAGCCCAAAGGGTTTTTGATAGCATGTCAGAGAAAAGTGTGGTGTCATGGACTGTGATGATTGCTGGATATGGAGCACACGGTAGGGTGAATGCTGCCATCTCACTTTTCAATCAAATGGTAGAGTCAGGCATAAGACCTAATCAAGTTACCTTCATGAACATTCTTTCGGCTTGCAGTCATGCAGGATCTGTGGAAGATGGAAAATCTTATTTTAAGTCGATGAGGGATTTTGGTGTTGAGCCCAACTCAGAACATTACGCCTGTATGGTTGACCTTCTAAGTCGCGGTGGTGATCTCAGTGAAGCATATAGAATCATCaaatcgatgccatatcccgcaGATGCAAGCATTTGGAGTGCGCTGCTTAATGGTTGTCGAATCCACCACAGGATGGACATGATCAAAGCCATTGAAGAAGACCTTGTAGATATTCATACAGATGACACTGGATACTACACCTTGTTATCTAATATATATGGTGAGGAAGGAAACTGGAAGGAATTTGAGAAGGTGAGATCATTAATGAAAGGCATAGGTCTTAGGAAGGTTCCTGGATATAGCTTAATTGAGCTTGATAAGAGAATTTATAGATTTGGTGTTGGATCTACTTCTCTTTATCAAACTAAGGAAACTTTTAGTTTTTTGGAAAATTTCCAAATTTTGGCTCAAGAACATGTTTTTTATTTAGAAAACCAATAA